The stretch of DNA CAGGGCTATTCCGAAGAAGATGACCCGAATTTTGATGGAAGTTACTATTCCCGTACCAAAGCGTGGAGTGAACAGATGCTCAAGGATTTTCCGGTTTTGCAACTCCGACTTCGCATGCCCTTTGACAGCATTCCCGGTGAGCGAAATTTCGTCACCAAAATCACACGATACCCAAAAGTGATTTCCGTGCCCAACTCCATTAGTGTCCTTGAGGATTTTATGAAGGCGGCAGATGCTTTGATTCACCAAAAGGCAACCGGAGTTTACAATGTGACGAATCCGGGAACCATCGACCACAAAACTATTTTGGATATGTATATTGAGTTGGTGGATCCGAATTATCGTTATGAATTATTTTCTCTTGAGGAAATGGAGAAAATCACCAAAGCGCGGAGATCCAACTGTGGCTTATCGGCACAAAAGTTGGAGGATGCCGGGATTCATTTGAGGCCGGTGGAACAGGCGGTTCGAGAGTCTTTGGTGGAGTACAAAAAAAACTTGGAGAAGGGGGGCGCATCATGATAAAGTGAGTTTATTGAATTCACTGAATTCTTCCATGCCAAAAGCCAAGCCCACTCGCGTTAAAGCTGTTCTTCCGCACGAAGCCATCAAGACTTTGGTTTTGCATGATTTTGCACGGTACTTTTTTATTTTGGCCATTGTAGCGGTGCTTGCGCTCTTTTTCTGGATCATTTCTCCATTTTTCAATGTCCTCATTTACGCCAGCTTGATTGCTGTGATTTTTTACCCGATGTACAAATGGTTTTTAAAGAAATTTAAAAAGCACGCCGGACTCTCTGCTTTTGTGACCACCGTTTTGGTGGTGTTCATTGTTTTGACTCCACTTTCTTTATTTGGATTTTTTCTAGTTCAACAAGCGGTGGATGCGTACAATCTTTTGGACACCAAGCTGATGCAAATGGATTTTTCTGCGGTTCAATGGACCGGTGCCTTTTCCGATGTCCCCTTGCTTGGAGATTTATGGCAAAAACTTTCGGTGCGTTATGGTTTTGGAGATCTTTTTGAAGGTCAATTGGATGTGCTTGGAGTTATTCAGGACTTTGGTTCCAATGTCACCAACTTCATTGTTGCCCAAGGCGCAACCATTGCTAAAAGTGTAGCGAACTTGATTGTGTCTTTCTTCATTCTTTTGCTCACGA from Candidatus Gracilibacteria bacterium encodes:
- a CDS encoding sugar nucleotide-binding protein codes for the protein MKMLIFGKGYIANKFKDHFGEEAEISNLRVEDMSSLRAELERARPQVVVNCAGKTGKPNVDWCEDHKMETLFSNVVVPVLLARACEELGLYMVHIGSGCVYEGYKGGQGYSEEDDPNFDGSYYSRTKAWSEQMLKDFPVLQLRLRMPFDSIPGERNFVTKITRYPKVISVPNSISVLEDFMKAADALIHQKATGVYNVTNPGTIDHKTILDMYIELVDPNYRYELFSLEEMEKITKARRSNCGLSAQKLEDAGIHLRPVEQAVRESLVEYKKNLEKGGASG
- a CDS encoding AI-2E family transporter is translated as MPKAKPTRVKAVLPHEAIKTLVLHDFARYFFILAIVAVLALFFWIISPFFNVLIYASLIAVIFYPMYKWFLKKFKKHAGLSAFVTTVLVVFIVLTPLSLFGFFLVQQAVDAYNLLDTKLMQMDFSAVQWTGAFSDVPLLGDLWQKLSVRYGFGDLFEGQLDVLGVIQDFGSNVTNFIVAQGATIAKSVANLIVSFFILLLTTFFLFRDGEVIAHFLKNMSPLPTKYENEIENKLKDTTYAIVMGNFATAFMQGAVAAIGFAIAGIDNVIFWGSVMAFTSLIPYIGASIVWFPLGIGLLLQGEMVWGIFILAWGVGLVSLVDNIVRPIFIGNRTKMHPLPTFLAVLGGIFVFGLKGIIFGPLILSLTVTIIHIYQLEYRDVLRAGFLR